A genomic region of Strigops habroptila isolate Jane chromosome 20, bStrHab1.2.pri, whole genome shotgun sequence contains the following coding sequences:
- the LOC115618320 gene encoding la-related protein 6-like, which produces MISSCSSGVALGPCSQPSCSTPMAGQRNSIPTQHLLPPRSCSLDLLSQEDFFESFSGTFCNMSDALGANLLDCNYSIPDPQLIRRIVSQVEFYLSDENLAKDAFLLKHVQKNKMGFVSIKLLTSFKKVRYLTRDWRLTLYALQFSRLLEVNKEGTKVRRRVPIPESLLTVPPSKLLLAWELQPQQQDVPPLLQKNFLETITRMFSPFGAIASIRILRPGRKLPSDVRKYTSRFPELLSKCCAMVEYESLESACRAFEDLSSKSCLGGECIKVVRLWTRGSKKKAGAERKATELDQMGWRVQAAASMFPHSLGDSGLCSSPGSDGAWVSPSLLQNKDPSAPTSSGGNLKLSNFGNTITGSLLSSKVFPPLGLDTGSCSGPCCSPKHCCGWTPWHSGPSPDGKPPPGTAPPAPGMMTDRLGLRDVVLRLPYSSDGTKGFWSSFGKGELVLRR; this is translated from the exons ATGATCTCATCGTGTAGCTCTGGAGTGGCCTTAGGACCCTgttcccagcccagctgcagcactcCAATGGCAGGACAAAGAAATTCCATCCCAACACAGCATCTCCTTCCACCACGGAGCTGCTCACTCGATCTCCTCAGCCAGGAGGACTTCTTTGAGAGCTTCAGTGG GACTTTTTGCAACATGAGTGATGCTTTGGGGGCCAATCTGTTGGACTGCAACTACTCCATCCCTGACCCACAGCTGATCAGGAGGATCGTGTCCCAGGTGGAGTTCTACCTCTCTGACGAGAACCTGGCCAAGGACGCTTTCCTCCTGAAACATGTCCAGAAGAACAAGATGGGCTTTGTCAGCATCAAACTCCTGACGTCCTTCAAGAAG GTGAGATACCTGACGCGTGACTGGCGGCTCACACTCTACGCTCTGCAGttctccaggctgctggaggTCAATAAAGAGGGGACCAAAGTGAGGAGGAGGGTCCCCATCCCCGAGTCCCTCCTGACCGTCCCCCCCAGCAAACTGCTGCTggcctgggagctgcagccccagcagcaggatgtgcCACCGCTGCTCCAGAAGAACTTCCTTGAGACCATCACAAGGATGTTCAGCCCCTTTGGAGCCATCGCCTCCATCCGCATCCTGCGTCCAGGCCGCAAACTGCCCTCGGATGTGCGGAAATACACGTCCCgcttcccagagctgctgagcaaGTGCTGCGCGATGGTGGAGTACGAGAGCCTGGAGAGCGCCTGCAGGGCCTTTGAGGACCTcagcagcaagagctgcctGGGTGGGGAGTGCATCAAAGTGGTCCGGCTCTGGACGAGGGGCTCCAAGAAGAAAGCTGGGGCTGAGAGGAAGGCGACGGAGCTGGACCAGATGGGATGGAGGGTGCAGGCGGCAGCTTCGATGTTCCCCCACAGCCTTGGGGACTCTGggctctgcagctctccagggTCAGATGGTGCCTGGGTGTCACCATCCCTCCTCCAGAACAAAGACCCGTCAGCACCCACCTCATCTGGTGGGAACTTAAAGCTCAGCAACTTCGGCAACACCATCACTGGGTCGCTCCTCAGCAGCAAAGTCTTCCCTCCACTCGGCTTGGACACCGGGAGCTGCTCTggcccctgctgcagccccaagCACTGCTGCGGCTGGACCCCCTGGCACAGTGGCCCCTCTCCTGATGGCAAACCCCCTCCTGGCACTGCCCCACCAGCCCCGGGGATGATGACCGACCGCCTCGGCCTGCGGGATGTGGTGCTTCGCCTTCCCTACAGCTCCGATGGCACCAAGGGCTTCTGGAGCAGCTTTGGGAAGGGAGAGCTCGTCCTCCGGCGCTGA